Proteins encoded within one genomic window of Oryza brachyantha chromosome 7, ObraRS2, whole genome shotgun sequence:
- the LOC102706395 gene encoding very-long-chain aldehyde decarbonylase GL1-8, with amino-acid sequence MASSLESAWEFLITHFSEFQLASIGTFLLHETVFFVSGFPSLLLERLGLFSNYKIQKKSNTPDYQNRCVVRLVLYHVCVNLPLMILSYRTFKFMGLRSTLPLPHWTVVVSQVLFFFVLEDFIFYWGHRALHTKWLYQHVHSVHHEYATPFGLTSEYAHPAEILFLGFATVAGPALTGPHLFTLWVWMVLRVLETVEAHSGYHFPWSPSNFLPLYGGAEFHDYHHRVLYTKSGNYSSTFIYMDWLFGTDKDYRKAKAIEEKVWKHL; translated from the exons aTGGCGTCGTCCCTGGAGTCCGCATGGGAGTTCCTCATCACGCATTTCAGCGAGTTCCAGCTGGCCTCCATCGGCACCTTCCTTCTCCACGAGACCGTCTTCTTCGTCTCCGgcttcccctccctcctcctcgagcGCCTCGGCCTCTTCTCCAACTACAAGATCCAG AAGAAGAGCAATACACCTGATTACCAGAACAGATGTGTAGTGCGTCTCGTTCTCTACCATGTCTGCGTCAATCTCCCCCTCATGATTTTGTCATATCGCACCTTCAAATTCATGGGCCTCAGGAGCACCCTTCCGCTGCCCCACTG GACAGTTGTCGTCTCTcaagttcttttcttttttgtgctTGAGGATTTTATATTCTACTGGGGGCACAGAGCACTACATACCAAATGGCTATACCAGCATGTTCACAGTGTCCACCATGA ATATGCTACGCCCTTTGGCCTAACATCTGAATATGCCCACCCTGCGGAAATTCTGTTCTTGGGCTTCGCCACCGTGGCCGGCCCTGCCCTTACCGGCCCTCACCTCTTCACCCTGTGGGTGTGGATGGTCCTGAGGGTGTTGGAGACGGTGGAGGCTCACAGTGGGTACCACTTCCCATGGAGCCCATCTAATTTCTTGCCATTATATGGCGG CGCTGAATTCCATGACTATCATCACCGTGTTCTCTACACCAAGTCTGGGAATTACTCGTCGACTTTCATCTATATGGACTG GCTGTTTGGGACTGATAAAGATTACCGCAAGGCAAAGGCCATAGAGGAGAAAGTCTGGAAGCATCTGTAA
- the LOC102712371 gene encoding zinc finger protein 10-like, translated as MDAAAMDRMAKHYWAMWGATASGAAVRSAWPPAHGEPSWEEQAFAQDAAGHLGGCVWPPRSYTCSFCRREFRSAQALGGHMNVHRRDRARLRQCASSPEPADREDDLQVQLQQPVVSLCAPPPPVSADHQLPAVGNHSPLLRLSSPNSTAGDSVHHQDQQQLRAAIATTYNSSSASSPNSCIATIIKESRNKARLFTTMPPPPAAAAAAATTFGLGLGGDYVKEKEDDENSLEERKRKRRRVDEALTPTAAEGEGRRREADHPDQDANKVITSSPAPASSSSASAALLVHHRLAIVGRQEVDLELRLGTSPA; from the coding sequence atggacgccgccgccatggaccGTATGGCCAAGCACTACTGGGCTATGTGGGGCGCTACTgccagcggcgccgccgttaGATCCGCCTGGCCGCCGGCGCATGGCGAGCCGTCGTGGGAGGAGCAGGCGTTCGCGCAGGACGCAGCGGGGCACCTCGGTGGCTGCGTCTGGCCGCCCCGCTCCTACACGTGCAGCTTCTGCCGGCGAGAGTTCCGGTCGGCGCAGGCGCTCGGTGGGCACATGAACGTGCACCGCCGCGACCGCGCTCGGCTCCGGCAGTGCGCGTCCTCCCCGGAACCCGCGGATCGCGAAGACGACCTGCAGGTCCAGCTGCAACAACCAGTCGTCAGCCtctgcgcgccgccgcctcctgttTCAGCTGATCATCAATTACCGGCGGTTGGAAATCACTCTCCCTTGCTACGACTCTCCAGCCCTAATTCCACAGCCGGTGATTCAGTTCATCATCAGGATCAGCAGCAGCTGCGGGCGGCCATAGCAACAACTTATAACTCTTCTTCTGCTTCGTCTCCGAATTCCTGCATAGCAACCATCATCAAGGAGAGCAGGAACAAGGCAAGGTTGTTCACCACcatgcctcctcctcctgctgctgctgctgctgctgcaacaaCATTCGGATTAGGATTAGGAGGTGACTATGTGAAGGAGAAAGAGGATGATGAGAACTCtttggaggagaggaagaggaagcgaAGGCGTGTGGACGAGGCGCTGACTCCAACGGCagccgagggagaggggcgccGGCGAGAAGCTGATCATCCAGATCAAGATGCAAACAAGGTAATCACAAGCAGCCCAGCCCCAGCTAGCTCCAGTAGTGCATCAGCCGCGCTACTTGTTCATCATCGTCTGGCCATAGTAGGCCGACAAGAAGTAGATCTGGAGCTTAGGCTTGGGACTAGCCCGGCCTAA